In the Leptotrichia sp. oral taxon 212 genome, one interval contains:
- the atpD gene encoding F0F1 ATP synthase subunit beta, translating to MLNKGKLVQIIGPVIDVRFEEKLPDIYNALEVYDDNGEKLVAEVHSHNGNNVVRAVAMTGTDGLRRGLEVVDTGKPIQVPVGRQTLGRIFNVLGEPVDNGEAVSSDFMDSIHKEAPSFEQQGTDSEILETGIKVVDLLAPYLKGGKIGLFGGAGVGKTVLIQELINNIAKGHGGLSVFAGVGERTREGRDLYNEMKESGVLNKTALVYGQMNEPPGARLRVGLTALTMAEYFRDKEGQNVLLFIDNIFRFTQAGAEVSALLGRMPSAVGYQPNLATEMGALQERITSTNTGSITSVQAVYVPADDLTDPAPATTFAHLDATTVLSRQIASLGIYPAVDPLDSTSRILEPEIVGSEHYKVARETQKVLQRYKELQDIIAILGMDELDEEDKLTVNRARKIQRFFSQPFSVAEQFTGMKGKYVPLRDTIRGFKEILDGLHDDLPEQAFLYVGTIDEAVAKARELMNE from the coding sequence TTGCTTAACAAGGGAAAGCTGGTTCAGATAATTGGACCGGTTATAGATGTTAGATTTGAAGAGAAATTGCCGGATATATATAATGCCCTGGAAGTGTATGATGATAACGGTGAAAAGCTGGTTGCCGAAGTACACTCGCATAATGGAAATAATGTTGTCAGGGCAGTTGCAATGACAGGAACAGATGGACTTAGAAGAGGTCTTGAAGTAGTGGATACAGGAAAGCCAATACAGGTTCCGGTGGGAAGACAGACACTCGGAAGAATATTTAATGTATTAGGGGAACCTGTTGACAATGGAGAAGCGGTCAGCTCAGATTTTATGGATTCGATACATAAGGAAGCACCTTCATTTGAACAGCAGGGGACTGACAGTGAAATACTTGAAACAGGGATAAAAGTGGTAGACTTACTGGCTCCATATCTTAAAGGTGGAAAAATAGGACTTTTTGGAGGTGCAGGAGTAGGTAAGACCGTACTGATACAGGAACTTATAAATAATATTGCAAAAGGACATGGAGGACTTTCTGTATTTGCAGGGGTAGGAGAAAGAACAAGAGAAGGAAGAGATCTCTATAATGAAATGAAGGAAAGTGGCGTATTAAATAAGACGGCACTGGTTTATGGACAGATGAATGAGCCACCTGGTGCAAGACTAAGGGTAGGACTTACAGCGCTTACGATGGCAGAATATTTCAGGGATAAGGAAGGACAGAATGTACTGCTGTTTATAGACAATATATTCAGATTTACTCAGGCAGGAGCAGAAGTTTCAGCTCTTTTAGGAAGGATGCCTTCAGCAGTGGGATATCAGCCGAATCTGGCAACAGAGATGGGAGCACTGCAGGAAAGAATAACTTCCACAAATACAGGTTCAATAACTTCTGTTCAGGCAGTTTATGTACCGGCAGATGACCTCACAGATCCGGCACCTGCAACTACGTTTGCACATCTGGATGCAACTACGGTTCTGTCAAGACAGATAGCATCTCTGGGAATTTATCCTGCTGTGGATCCGCTTGATTCCACATCAAGAATACTGGAGCCTGAAATAGTGGGAAGTGAGCATTACAAAGTTGCAAGGGAAACTCAGAAGGTATTACAGAGATACAAGGAACTTCAGGATATAATTGCAATACTTGGAATGGATGAACTGGATGAGGAAGATAAGCTGACTGTAAACAGGGCAAGAAAAATTCAGAGATTTTTCTCACAGCCTTTTTCAGTAGCAGAACAGTTTACAGGAATGAAAGGAAAATATGTTCCTCTAAGGGATACAATAAGGGGATTTAAGGAAATTCTTGATGGACTGCATGATGACCTTCCTGAACAGGCATTTCTATATGTAGGAACTATTGATGAAGCAGTTGCAAAAGCAAGGGAACTTATGAATGAATAA
- a CDS encoding DUF4912 domain-containing protein, with protein MKKYLDEMTTEELIHLAMQECIFLELTFNREKTIKKLEQKGYERIKESGSLPEKEKVSAIEEKVCPDEENENIEKKGGYEVMKEDLILKEEESIKEEIEVEEVDFSVESIFPYRSRSYYRNYPNRKLMRSVIRIHRGNRREAFKEFSFNYKDIDEEQIKKRETETEINRSKFAKGADYDGKSKQEDIYFDKAYLPNSYFVDEVVLMPKNPTTLFVYWEIRDDTFERLSKNNHIIDNIVIKLMKDGHEYKKIIRHERIGSHYITEVDASQSYEVLIGYEDQYGNFSEVAHSAEAIVPSDKLSDNFDLLWGTVKEDKNTNQIIKYINSPIPTPENKEFIELSNGGSIADDEEFTVEVLERLLKVGASEQLIERRERKVKPDKLIMIGSSSSK; from the coding sequence ATGAAAAAATATCTGGATGAAATGACGACGGAAGAATTAATACATCTCGCAATGCAGGAATGTATCTTTCTTGAATTAACTTTTAATAGGGAGAAAACTATAAAAAAATTGGAACAGAAAGGTTATGAACGTATTAAGGAATCTGGGAGTTTGCCTGAAAAAGAAAAGGTTTCAGCAATAGAAGAAAAGGTTTGTCCGGATGAAGAAAATGAAAATATAGAAAAAAAGGGAGGCTACGAAGTTATGAAAGAAGATTTAATTTTGAAAGAAGAAGAATCAATAAAAGAAGAAATTGAAGTTGAAGAAGTAGACTTTTCTGTAGAATCTATATTTCCTTACAGAAGTAGAAGCTATTACAGAAATTATCCCAATAGAAAGTTAATGAGATCAGTTATAAGAATTCATAGGGGAAATAGAAGGGAAGCTTTTAAGGAATTTTCATTTAACTACAAGGATATAGATGAAGAGCAAATCAAAAAAAGAGAAACTGAAACAGAAATTAACCGTTCAAAATTTGCAAAGGGAGCAGATTATGATGGAAAGTCAAAACAGGAAGATATTTATTTTGATAAGGCATATTTGCCCAATTCCTATTTTGTTGATGAGGTAGTCCTGATGCCTAAAAATCCGACAACATTGTTTGTCTATTGGGAAATAAGGGATGATACATTTGAAAGGCTGTCTAAAAATAATCATATAATAGACAATATTGTAATTAAACTTATGAAAGACGGACATGAATATAAAAAAATAATAAGACATGAAAGAATAGGTTCACATTATATTACTGAAGTAGATGCCAGTCAAAGTTATGAAGTACTTATAGGATATGAAGATCAGTATGGAAATTTTTCAGAAGTTGCTCACTCAGCTGAAGCTATAGTTCCGTCAGATAAATTATCTGATAACTTTGATTTGTTATGGGGTACAGTTAAGGAAGATAAAAATACTAATCAGATAATTAAATATATTAACAGTCCTATTCCTACACCTGAAAATAAAGAATTCATAGAGCTTTCCAATGGTGGAAGTATAGCTGATGATGAAGAATTTACAGTGGAAGTGCTGGAAAGACTTTTAAAGGTGGGAGCTTCAGAACAGCTTATTGAAAGAAGGGAAAGAAAAGTGAAACCTGATAAACTGATAATGATTGGATCAAGCAGTTCAAAATAG
- the atpC gene encoding ATP synthase F1 subunit epsilon — MAAEFIAKAVTPEGLVFRKPVTFLKIRTENGDIGILANHINFISPLGAGEMLIREKDNKETSYYISGGFLEVRQDKVVILGEDILEATTAEAMKMARQAAIEQAKQHKIREEQDILGSKKKIQQNLRRK, encoded by the coding sequence ATGGCAGCAGAATTTATTGCAAAAGCTGTAACGCCTGAAGGTCTTGTTTTCAGAAAACCTGTAACTTTTTTAAAGATAAGAACCGAAAATGGAGATATCGGAATACTGGCAAACCATATTAATTTTATATCTCCTCTCGGTGCAGGTGAAATGCTTATAAGAGAAAAAGATAATAAGGAAACTTCCTACTACATATCGGGAGGATTTCTGGAAGTAAGACAGGATAAAGTAGTAATCCTGGGAGAAGACATACTGGAAGCTACAACGGCAGAAGCTATGAAAATGGCAAGACAGGCTGCAATTGAGCAGGCAAAACAGCATAAAATAAGAGAAGAACAGGATATTTTAGGAAGCAAGAAAAAAATTCAGCAAAATTTGAGAAGAAAATAG
- the atpG gene encoding ATP synthase F1 subunit gamma — translation MAENMKEIKERIDSVKNTNQITNAMNIVSSTKFKKFQILTLKSREYSKTIETAFDNLVAGLKSHRYEIFDGKSEVKKIGIVVMTSDRGLCGSFNSNTLRKLEEMKKNFEKENKEVSVITIGKKAKDYCKSRNIAVDSEYTQLIPETMFEKGKKISEDIVQFYLNDFYDEVYMIFSRFVSAIEYNIQIEKILPIEKKEGLPNKEYMFEPSEEEVLRSFIPKVLNIKLYQSLLENSASEHSARMSAMKQASDNAEEMIRKLTVQYNRERQTMITQELSEIVSGSEALK, via the coding sequence ATGGCTGAAAATATGAAAGAAATAAAAGAAAGAATTGACAGTGTAAAAAATACGAATCAGATAACTAATGCAATGAACATTGTTTCTTCGACTAAATTTAAGAAATTTCAGATTCTGACATTGAAATCAAGGGAATACTCAAAAACGATTGAAACTGCCTTTGATAATCTGGTTGCAGGATTAAAAAGTCATAGATATGAAATATTTGATGGAAAATCTGAAGTAAAGAAAATAGGTATTGTTGTAATGACGTCTGACAGGGGATTATGTGGAAGCTTTAATTCAAACACCCTTAGAAAACTTGAAGAAATGAAAAAGAATTTTGAAAAGGAAAATAAAGAAGTTTCAGTGATTACAATAGGGAAAAAAGCAAAAGATTACTGTAAATCAAGAAATATAGCAGTAGACAGTGAGTACACCCAGTTAATTCCTGAAACTATGTTTGAGAAAGGTAAAAAAATAAGTGAAGATATTGTACAGTTTTACCTGAATGATTTTTATGATGAAGTGTATATGATTTTTTCAAGATTTGTTTCTGCGATTGAATATAATATTCAGATAGAAAAAATTCTTCCAATTGAGAAAAAGGAAGGTCTTCCTAACAAGGAATATATGTTTGAGCCTTCGGAGGAAGAAGTTTTACGTTCTTTCATTCCTAAAGTTCTGAATATAAAATTATATCAGTCGTTGCTTGAGAATTCTGCCAGTGAGCATTCGGCAAGAATGTCCGCCATGAAACAGGCCAGTGACAATGCTGAAGAAATGATAAGAAAACTTACAGTGCAATATAACAGGGAACGTCAGACAATGATTACGCAGGAATTATCTGAAATAGTAAGCGGTTCGGAAGCGCTGAAATAA